The proteins below are encoded in one region of Bombus vancouverensis nearcticus chromosome 8, iyBomVanc1_principal, whole genome shotgun sequence:
- the LOC117164863 gene encoding facilitated trehalose transporter Tret1, with product MRAHRSIKMETIRKSDESQWIFSTRQLLATLSPLLAAFLIGLTNGFHTILLTQLIPTSTTDTNNHEIWITSNDDWYQSPFFGAMFAIIGCYLSIIAMEKLGRKKSMMVIFQISLIGWIVIGFARNILYIKIGTAICSLGVGLFSPLIPVYIGEITDPSLRSLFLSMINTMMTSGVLMAVTFGSFLHWRIVNYICEAHLLICWSACVISQESPIWLMNRDRKKEALYHWVYLRGWKSEGEYRAMETAVRRNVEQSKFVGSTIISRLKYDLCSKDFLWPLSVSCMLFFVYYFSGYKLVKYHMLDIISTTVQSRSLVAEIIITSMIFVTDIVACFFVWKCNRRTLAIISAMGTISSLFVLILYVYLNLEVSWLIITCCLCYYVFFGIGLIHLPWIYCGELFPSKLRSSGSSIVFGFSYICTVVDTILAPESIIPLEMQELCIIYFTLMVVGSSFLIWKLPETKDKTLLEIERMFDNESGDDNVNVNVMMI from the coding sequence ATGAGAGCACATCGATCAATAAAGATGGAAACAATCAGAAAATCGGACGAATCTCAATGGATATTTAGCACTAGGCAGCTCTTAGCGACGCTAAGCCCGCTACTAGCAGCGTTCCTGATCGGTTTAACAAATGGTTTTCACACCATTCTTTTGACACAGCTTATTCCTACATCCACAACAGACACGAACAACCACGAGATTTGGATAACCAGCAACGATGATTGGTATCAATCGCCGTTTTTTGGCGCCATGTTTGCTATCATAGGCTGTTACTTGTCAATAATCGCCATGGAAAAGCTAGGCAGGAAGAAATCCATGATggtaatttttcaaatatctttAATCGGATGGATCGTCATTGGGTTTGCAAGGAATATTCTGTACATCAAGATTGGAACAGCAATTTGCAGCTTAGGTGTTGGTCTCTTTAGTCCCCTAATACCGGTTTACATCGGTGAAATAACAGATCCTTCGTTAAGAAGCTTGTTCTTAAGTATGATAAACACGATGATGACATCTGGTGTTCTAATGGCCGTGACTTTTGGCTCTTTTCTTCACTGGAGAATCGTCAACTACATCTGTGAGGCACATTTATTGATATGTTGGTCGGCCTGTGTTATATCTCAAGAAAGTCCAATCTGGTTGATGAACAGAGATCGAAAGAAAGAGGCGCTGTATCATTGGGTCTATCTTCGAGGATGGAAATCAGAAGGAGAATATCGTGCCATGGAAACAGCTGTAAGAAGAAATGTCGAGCAAAGTAAATTCGTCGGATCTACGATCATTTCCAGATTGAAGTACGATCTGTGTTCAAAAGACTTCCTATGGCCTCTGTCCGTGTCGTGTATGTTGTTCTTCGTGTATTACTTCTCCGGATACAAATTAGTGAAATACCATATGCTTGATATTATCTCAACGACTGTTCAGTCTCGCAGCCTCGTTGCtgaaataattataacgtcgaTGATCTTTGTTACGGATATCGTTGCTTGTTTTTTTGTATGGAAGTGCAACAGGAGAACGTTGGCCATAATTTCTGCAATGGGCACAATCTCTTCTCTATTTGTATTGATTCTTTACGTGTACCTTAATCTTGAAGTATCGTGGCTGATTATTACTTGTTGCTTGTGCTACTATGTATTTTTTGGAATCGGTCTGATACATTTGCCATGGATATACTGCGGAGAATTGTTCCCCAGTAAATTAAGGAGCTCCGGCAGCAGTATCGTGTTTGGATTTTCGTATATTTGCACCGTAGTGGACACGATACTAGCGCCAGAATCGATCATACCGCTGGAAATGCAGGAGctttgtataatttattttaccttGATGGTGGTCGGGAGTAGCTTCTTGATCTGGAAACTACCGGAAACAAAGGATAAGACTTTGTTGGAGATTGAAAGGATGTTTGACAACGAATCGGGCGACGACAATGTGAATGTGAATGTTATGATGATCTGA